Proteins encoded within one genomic window of Panicum virgatum strain AP13 chromosome 1N, P.virgatum_v5, whole genome shotgun sequence:
- the LOC120654124 gene encoding putative ETHYLENE INSENSITIVE 3-like 4 protein, whose product MNRGIHGRRHPLSEAAMEHDVEHGGGGAGEAFEAAAAAEPEQEELSDSESGAESIEISDLKRRMWKDQMLLNKLEGRAGAFRAGAGPPSRPLAPDGLLEEETPEVRCRRKAMLRAQDGVLRHMLKMMEACNARGFVYGVIDEAGEPMSGSSDSLRGWWKDNVSFDGAGPMALTGPAGESPLGIASCLHRLQDIQDSTLGSVLSALIQHCEPPQRSFPLERGLAPPWWPTGHEAWWGSQGEVQAHQGVPPYRKPHDLKKAWKISLLSAVMKHMSPRFDQMRKLVWQSKRLQQKMSAKETETWSKIIKQEEVLSRRLKSSLQITPLDGGDDDGEEEEEDRDGRAHDKRKRELISTRHNSSGSTSSSGVSSGELAFVLPPELADLLAEDESLGSPIDELAKLYCYSHHAPADQGGGGHLENCAVAMVPPGELEDLIGGVDAVPPDVLFDLIGSCSGLDDVVRLMGD is encoded by the coding sequence ATGAATCGCGGCATCCACGGCCGGAGGCATCCGTTATCTGAGGCGGCGATGGAGCACGACGTCGagcacggtggcggcggcgcgggcgaagcgttcgaggcggcggcggcggcggagccggagCAGGAGGAGCTCAGCGACTCGGAGTCGGGCGCCGAGTCCATCGAGATCTCCGACCTCAAGCGCCGCATGTGGAAGGACCAGATGCTGCTCAACAAGCTGGAGGGCCGCGCGGGCGCCTTCCGGGCCGGGGCGgggccgccgtccaggccgctCGCGCCGGACGGGCTGCTGGAGGAGGAGACCCCCGAGGTGCGGTGCCGCCGCAAGGCGATGCTCCGGGCGCAGGACGGCGTCCTCCGCCACATGCTCAAGATGATGGAGGCCTGCAACGCGCGCGGGTTCGTGTACGGCGTCATCGACGAGGCCGGCGAGCCCATGTCCGGCTCCTCCGACAGCCTCCGCGGCTGGTGGAAGGACAACGTCAGCTTCGACGGCGCCGGGCCCATGGCCCTCACTGGCCCCGCCGGTGAGAGCCCGCTGGGGATCGCGTCCTGCCTCCACCGCCTCCAGGACATCCAGGACAGCACGCTCGGCTCCGTGCTCTCCGCGCTCATCCAGCACTGCGAGCCCCCGCAGCGGAGCTTCCCGCTGGAGCGCGGCCTGGCGCCGCCCTGGTGGCCGACGGGGCACGAGGCCTGGTGGGGCTCCCAGGGCGAGGTCCAGGCGCACCAGGGCGTGCCGCCCTACCGCAAGCCGCacgacctcaagaaggcctgGAAGATCAGCCTGCTCAGCGCGGTGATGAAGCACATGAGCCCGCGCTTCGACCAGATGCGCAAGCTCGTGTGGCAGTCCAAGCGCCTGCAGCAGAAGATGAGCGCCAAGGAGACGGAGACGTGGTCCAAGATCATAAAGCAGGAGGAGGTGCTCAGCCGCCGCCTCAAGAGCTCGCTGCAGATCACGCccctcgacggcggcgacgacgacggcgaggaggaggaggaggaccgcgACGGCCGCGCGCACGACAAGCGCAAGCGCGAGCTAATCAGCACAAGACACAACAGTAGTgggagcaccagcagcagcggaGTGAGCAGCGGGGAGCTGGCCTTCGTGCTGCCGCCGGAGCTGGCCGACCTCCTGGCGGAGGATGAGAGCCTAGGGAGCCCGATCGACGAGCTCGCGAAGCTCTACTGCTACAGCCACCACGCGCCTGCTgatcagggcggcggcggccatctgGAGAACTGCGCCGTCGCGATGGTGCCTCCCGGGGAGCTGGAGGACCTGATCGGCGGCGTTGACGCCGTGCCGCCGGACGTGCTGTTCGACCTGATCGGGAGCTGCTCGGGGTTGGATGACGTGGTCCGCCTGATGGGGGACTGA